Genomic DNA from Theobroma cacao cultivar B97-61/B2 chromosome 3, Criollo_cocoa_genome_V2, whole genome shotgun sequence:
gctGCTCCTCTAACTAGGCTGACACATAAAGATACAAAATTCGTGTGGTCAGATGCTTGTGAGaatagctttgagaagcttaaggcttGTCTCACCATAGCTCCAGTATTAAGCCTACCGCAAGGCACAAGGGGTTATATGgtattttgtgatgcatcacgagttggtttagggtgtgtattaatgcagcaTGGTAAGGTGATTGCATATGCATCAagacaacttaaaaggcatgagcaaaATTACCCCGCACACAATTTGGAAATGGCGGCAATtgtgtttgccttaaagatttggagacattacttgtatggtgagacttacGAGATATATACAGATCACAAGAGCTTAAAGTGTATATTTTagcagagggatcttaacttgcaGCAACAtagatggatggagttgcttaAGGATTATGACATACTATTCTTTATTATCCCGGTAAAGCAAATGTAGTGACGGATGCCTTAAGTCAAAAATTGATGGGGAGTTTGGCACATATATCTGTAGATAGGAGATCTTTGATTCAGGATATGGAGGGCTTAGGAGATATGGGTGTGCATTTTGAAGTTTCAAAGACAAATGCATTGTTAGCACATTTTATAGTTAAACCTATCTTAATAAACCGGATTAGAGAAGCACAAAGTAAAAATGAGTTCGTAGCTAAGGCCTTAAAGGACCCTCagggaaggaaaggaaaaatgtttactaaaggcacagatggagtaTTGAGGTATGGAACTAGACTTTATGTGCTCGATAGTGATGGATTGAGGAGAAAAATATTAGAGGAGGCGCATATGGCAGCGTACGTGGCACATCTGAgagctacaaagatgtatcaagatttgaggGAGGTATACTGGTGGGAAAGACTTAAGAAAGATGTAGTTGAGTTTGTTTCTAAGTGCTTAGTTTGTCAGCAGGTTAAGGAAAAGCACCAAAGGCCCGCTGGGCTATTACAACCATTACAGGTGCTcgaatggaagtgggagcatGTTGTAATGGACTTTGTCAGGCTTGCCTCGAACTAGTGGGGGTTATGACTTGATTTGGATTATAGTAGACCGGTTAACGAAGTTAGCTTATTTTCTTCTAGTTAAAACTACTTATGGGGCTGCACAATACGCTCAAGTTTATGTGGATGAAATAGTATGATTGCATGGCattcccatttctatagtatctgacagAGGGACACAGTTCACCAGTAGGTTATGGGGAAAGTTGTATGAGGCTTTGGGCACTAGGTTGGATTTCAGCACAATTTTCCACCTCAGACTGATGGACAGTCTAAACGAACAACACAAACATTAGAAGATATGCTGAGGGCATGTGTAATAGACCTCGGGGTCAGATGGGATCGGTATTTAACCTTAGTGGAGTTTGCTTACAATAATAGCTTTCAAGCTAgtatccaaatggcaccatttgggGCATTATATGGACGGAGGTGCAGGTCACCCATTGGGTGGCTAGAGgtaggagaaaggaaactcttgGGGCCAGAGTTGGTACAAGACGCCATCGAGAAGATACACATGATTCATCAGAGGATGTTAtcagcacaaagtagacaaagGTCATATACTGATAACAAACggagagacttggagtttcaagtgggggatcatgtattttttaaggtctcaccaacaaaaggggtaatgaggtttgacaaaaagggaaaattaaGTCCTCGGTATGTAGGACccttcgagatcttagaaaaGGTTGGAGCAATGGCATACCATTTGGCACTACCGCCTGACCTCTCGAATATCCATCTACTATTTCATGTGTTGATGCTTAGAAAGTATAATCCAAATCCATCTCATGTAATACAATATGAAACTATTCAGTTAAGAGATGACTTAACCTATGAGGAGCAACCGGTGGATATTCTTGATAGGCAAGTCAAAAAGCTCCgttcaaaggatgtagcctTAGTGAAAGTATTATGGCGAAACCACACCAGTGAAGAGGTAACGTGGGAGGCTGAAGAGGATATGCAAACAAAGTATTCTCACCTCTTTAATACATAGAGGTACGCTACCTTATAGTTGGATTTAAATTCGGGGATcgaatttcttttagtggggAGAacgtgaaacctcgacctccatGGACGCGTAGCTGAGGTAGACGTGATGACATGGATTAGGGGTAatcttgtcatttttcttggtAAGCTCCTAGAAGtaggttttctaatattattaaggtctaagtaggcataatgaataaataaataatatatataataataaaataattaaataaacaaaaataataataatttccacaatatgggtaaaatggtaattttagcTCTCGAGTCTGAATTTCTAAGATTTCGTGAACTCGAATACCTCTAAtctattatggaccttttcTTAaagtcaaaagagtaaaaagtttgtatcgaaagaaagaagaaggtaAAACCAACTTATTAATGGCATTTTCGTAAATATGTGAAACTTTTGTCAACCTAGGTATAAATATCTCACTTTCTAGCACTTTCTCCTCACTATCCAgcactttcttcttcttcttcccatttATCCTCCCCATTTCAAAACTTTCTATCTTCCATGGAGGCCAtccttgaaacctccataactttctcatattaactccaaatcttatgtttttgtacactttttcataggatttttcgcgctctttcactttttcacctcaaaaaccctcaaaaagtttttctctgcactttttctcactagttgaacatttttagagagagaaactcttcaaaatagcttgaaaactcttaaaagaatttttccCTATTTAATCCTCACTAAGGAAATTCAACTAcaagtccaccaaggtgagtaatgagttaggattgatttttaagttgtttatgatggccaataattagatttttgggctgttttattgttgaaggtTATATTGTGGTGGAAAtgtgattttttatttctagtgtGATTAGAATAGTGCAAACAAATGACTAGTTTAATAAAGAGCGTTGTGTTGGTGTAAGATGTCACTAAgggaattaattaagtttggaATTTTGAATCTTAAGGATGATATAAGTGCTGGAAAATGGAAGTAATGAAAGAAGTGTTATGAAATTTGTTGGAGTTAGTATTAAGTTGACTAGTCAAACAATGATTGAAAACTAGTTAGGAAAAACtagtaaagtttgatttaggAAACAACCTTTGGATTTATATTCATGCaaattgggttggttgtgatgctattatgtgtgataggttccaacgagactcCACATTTCcacttggagcattagt
This window encodes:
- the LOC108661134 gene encoding uncharacterized protein LOC108661134, translated to MRFDKKGKLSPRYVGPFEILEKVGAMAYHLALPPDLSNIHLLFHVLMLRKYNPNPSHVIQYETIQLRDDLTYEEQPVDILDRQVKKLRSKDVALVKVLWRNHTSEEVTWEAEEDMQTKYSHLFNT